A window of the Lactuca sativa cultivar Salinas chromosome 5, Lsat_Salinas_v11, whole genome shotgun sequence genome harbors these coding sequences:
- the LOC111908071 gene encoding uncharacterized protein LOC111908071, whose amino-acid sequence MASKALTKEKKVTSSSQPTGKPTIVPQKNTTNLSSTKNTTLSTSNETKKTRPSPVSSSIPITKKHVPDKTNPRRSIDKSPSPSLHSPSPITRGRLRSPSPATRDRLRSPSPATRDSLRRPSPTMRDRLRSPSPVTRDKLRSPSPSIRDRSPKMSSLLSKTPPLSKHKDTPKSPPLPKPQKPKSPSIRSTMKQTKPTIKLAPKSKPSEFDLKRQKDQNTMILEQDFEKIQHGDESDFSHEMESEDGGYTTHSERSPMALEDDHEMPPSPNGSDTGSQCKESFEEQETEDLQYNLELESEQESEQKLEKEHKVEPEMEHEPEPILDPSPKMEHTEPTLEPESEREVLDLKLEPNLEPEPNLEPESSSKPEMEHKPEPKLEPESNPEHNEEDKPETKDGEEMDTKNMEEEKMVLEENIKVEGGGNEVKHGDTAADVVIVKSTELKDTADYNNVIEETVSKLREKKINKVSALVGAFETVISLQSEQPPG is encoded by the coding sequence ATGGCATCAAAAGCACTCACTAAGGAGAAGAAAGTAACATCTTCCTCGCAACCAACGGGTAAACCTACAATCGTGCCTCAAAAGAATACCACAAACCTTTCCTCAACAAAGAACACAACCCTATCAACATCAAATGAAACCAAAAAGACTCGACCAAGCCCCGTTTCATCTTCTATTCCAATAACTAAAAAACATGTGCCCGATAAAACCAATCCACGAAGATCAATAGACAAATCTCCATCCCCTTCTTTACACAGTCCATCTCCGATCACCAGAGGTAGGCTGCGTAGTCCTTCTCCGGCGACCAGAGATAGACTGCGTAGTCCATCTCCAGCGACCAGAGATAGTCTGCGTAGACCATCTCCGACAATGAGAGATAGACTTCGCAGTCCTTCTCCGGTGACTAGAGATAAACTGCGTAGTCCATCTCCAAGTATTAGAGATAGAAGCCCTAAAATGTCATCTTTATTATCAAAAACACCACCTTTATCCAAACATAAAGACACCCCAAAATCTCCGCCACTTCCGAAACCACAAAAACCAAAAAGCCCTAGTATCAGAAGTACTATGAAGCAAACTAAGCCAACAATAAAGCTTGCTCCAAAATCAAAGCCAAGCGAATTTGATCTTAAAAGACAAAAAGATCAAAACACCATGATTCTTGAGCAAGATTTTGAAAAGATCCAACATGGAGATGAAAGTGATTTCAGCCATGAAATGGAGTCGGAAGATGGTGGATACACCACACACTCTGAGCGGTCTCCGATGGCTTTGGAAGACGATCATGAAATGCCTCCATCACCCAATGGATCTGACACGGGTTCACAATGTAAAGAATCCTTTGAAGAGCAAGAAACTGAAGATCTTCAATATAATTTAGAATTAGAATCAGAACAAGAATCAGAGCAAAAGCTAGAAAAAGAGCATAAAGTAGAGCCCGAAATGGAGCATGAGCCCGAGCCCATATTAGATCCAAGCCCCAAAATGGAGCACACAGAGCCAACATTGGAACCAGAATCAGAACGAGAAGTACTAGACCTTAAGCTGGAACCAAATTTGGAACCAGAGCCAAACTTGGAACCAGAATCAAGTTCGAAGCCTGAAATGGAGCATAAACCAGAACCAAAGTTGGAGCCAGAATCAAATCCGGAGCACAATGAGGAGGACAAGCCAGAGACGAAAGATGGAGAAGAAATGGACACCAAAAACATGGAAGAGGAGAAGATGGTATTGGAAGAGAACATAAAGGTAGAAGGTGGCGGAAATGAGGTGAAACACGGAGATACGGCAGCGGATGTAGTAATAGTGAAAAGCACAGAATTGAAGGATACTGCAGATTATAATAACGTGATAGAGGAGACTGTAAGTAAGCTTCGTGAAAAAAAGATAAATAAAGTAAGCGCATTGGTTGGTGCATTTGAAACAGTGATTTCTTTGCAATCGGAGCAACCACCAGGGTGA